In one window of Geotrypetes seraphini chromosome 3, aGeoSer1.1, whole genome shotgun sequence DNA:
- the MRPL33 gene encoding 39S ribosomal protein L33, mitochondrial, whose protein sequence is MLLSTVLFAKSKSKNILVQMMSAAGTGYRFNTVRSRLKGKLTLRKYDPVVNTHVLFFEKRKIRSV, encoded by the exons ATGTTGTTGAGTACGGTCCTAT TTGCCAAGAGCAAGTCAAA GAACATCCTTGTGCAGATGATGAGTGCAGCAGGGACTGGTTATCGTTTCAACACAGTGAGAAGCCGGCTGAAGGGCAAGCTGACCCTCAGAAAATATGATCCAGTTG TGAATACACACGTCCTTTTTTTTGAGAAGAGAAAAATCCGCTCTGTTTAA